In Choloepus didactylus isolate mChoDid1 chromosome 18, mChoDid1.pri, whole genome shotgun sequence, a single genomic region encodes these proteins:
- the PRKAR1A gene encoding cAMP-dependent protein kinase type I-alpha regulatory subunit, whose protein sequence is MASGSTSASEEERSLRECELYVQKHNIQALLKDSIVQLCTARPERPMAFLREYFERLEKEEAKQIQNLQKASTRADSREDEISPPPPNPVVKGRRRRGAISAEVYTEEDAASYVRKVIPKDYKTMAALAKAIEKNVLFSHLDDNERSDIFDAMFPVSFIAGETVIQQGDEGDNFYVIDQGEMDVYVNNEWATSVGEGGSFGELALIYGTPRAATVKAKTNVKLWGIDRDSYRRILMGSTLRKRKMYEEFLSKVSILESLDKWERLTVADALEPVQFEDGQKIVVQGEPGDEFFIILEGSAAVLQRRSENEEFVEVGRLGPSDYFGEIALLMNRPRAATVVARGPLKCVKLDRPRFERVLGPCSDILKRNIQQYNSFVSLSV, encoded by the exons ATGGCGTCTGGCAGTACTTCCGCCAGTGAGGAGGAGCGCAGCCTCCGGGAATGTGAGCTCTATGTCCAGAAGCACAACATTCAGGCCCTGCTGAAGGATTCTATTGTGCAGCTGTGCACTGCTCGGCCTGAGAGGCCCATGGCGTTCCTCAGGGAATACTTCGAGAGGTTGGAGAAG GAGGAGGCTAAACAGATCCAGAATCTGCAGAAAGCAAGCACCCGTGCAGACTCGCGGGAGGATGAAATTTCTCCTCCTCCACCCAATCCGGTGGTGAAGGGCCGGAGGCGAAGAGGTGCTATCAGTGCTGAAGTCTACACGGAGGAAGATGCGGCGTCATATGTTAGAAAG GTTATaccaaaagattacaagacaatgGCTGCTTTAGCCAAAGCCATTGAAAAGAATGTGCTGTTTTCACATCTTGATGATAATGAGAGAAG tgatatTTTTGATGCCATGTTTCCAGTCTCTTTTATTGCTGGAGAGACTGTTATTCAGCAAG gTGATGAAGGGGATAACTTCTATGTAATTGATCAAGGAGAGATGGAT GTTTATGTTAACAATGAATGGGCAACCAGTGTTGGGGAAGGAGGGAGCTTCGGAGAACTTGCTTTGATTTATGGAACACCTAGAGCAGCCACTGTCAAAGCAAAGACAAATGTGAAATTGTGGGGCATTGACAGGGACAGCTATAGAAGAATCCTTATG GGAAGCACGCTGAGAAAGCGGAAGATGTATGAGGAGTTCCTTAGTAAAGTGTCCATTTTAG AATCTCTGGACAAGTGGGAACGTCTCACAGTTGCTGATGCATTGGAACCGGTTCAGTTTGAAGATGGGCAAAAGATTGTGGTGCAGGGAGAACCAGGGGAtgagtttttcattattttagag GGTTCGGCTGCTGTGCTGCAACGTCGGTCAGAAAATGAAGAGTTTGTTGAAGTGGGAAGATTGGGGCCTTCTGATTATTTTG GCGAAATCGCACTGCTGATGAATCGTCCTCGTGCTGCCACGGTGGTGGCTCGTGGCCCGTTGAAGTGCGTTAAGCTGGACCGACCTAGATTTGAACGTGTTCTCGGTCCATGCTCGGATATCCTCAAACGAAACATCCAGCAGTACAACAGTTTCGTGTCGCTGTCTGTCTGA